In Solanum lycopersicum chromosome 5, SLM_r2.1, the following are encoded in one genomic region:
- the SAMDC gene encoding S-adenosylmethionine decarboxylase isoform X1, with protein MEMDLPVSAIGFEGFEKRLEISFVEPGLFADPNGKGLRSLTKAQLDEILGPAECTIVDNLSNDYVDSYVLSESSLFVYSYKIIIKTCGTTKLLLAIPPILRLAETLSLKVQDVRYTRGSFIFPGAQSFPHRHFSEEVAVLDGYFGKLAAGSKAVIMGNPDKTQKWHVYSASAGTVQCNDPVYTLEMCMTGLNREKASVFYKTEESSAAHMTVRSGIRKILPKSEICDFEFEPCGYSMNSIEGAAVSTIHITPEDGFSYASFESVGYDPKTNELGPLVERVLACFEPAEFSIALHADVATKLLEHVCSVDVKGYSLAEWSPEEFGKGGSIVYQKFTRTPYCESPKSVLKGCWKEEEKEGKE; from the coding sequence ATGGAAATGGACTTGCCAGTTTCTGCCATTGGTTTTGAAGGTTTCGAAAAGAGGCTCGAAATTTCTTTCGTCGAGCCTGGTCTGTTTGCTGATCCTAATGGAAAAGGACTTCGATCTCTCACAAAGGCACAGTTGGATGAAATTCTCGGACCTGCTGAGTGCACCATTGTTGATAACCTGTCAAATGACTATGTTGATTCCTATGTGCTGTCCGAGTCGAGCCTCTTCGTTTATTCTTACAAGATAATCATCAAAACATGTGGTACCACAAAGCTGCTTCTTGCAATTCCGCCCATTCTGAGGTTGGCTGAGACCTTGTCTCTCAAAGTACAAGACGTGAGGTATACCCGTGGGAGCTTCATTTTCCCTGGTGCTCAATCGTTTCCTCACCGCCACTTTTCTGAAGAAGTTGCTGTCCTCGATGGATATTTTGGAAAGCTTGCTGCCGGTAGCAAGGCTGTGATTATGGGAAATCCCGACAAAACACAGAAATGGCATGTCTACTCTGCCTCAGCTGGGACTGTTCAGTGTAATGACCCTGTTTACACTCTTGAGATGTGTATGACTGGTTTGAACAGGGAGAAGGCATCTGTCTTCTACAAAACTGAAGAAAGTTCGGCTGCTCACATGACTGTTAGATCTGGCATCAGGAAGATCCTCCCCAAGTCTGAGATAtgtgattttgagtttgaacCCTGTGGTTATTCTATGAATTCTATTGAAGGAGCTGCTGTTTCAACCATTCACATTACCCCGGAGGACGGCTTTAGCTATGCCAGCTTTGAATCTGTTGGATATGATCCTAAAACCAATGAGTTGGGTCCCCTGGTTGAGAGGGTGCTTGCATGTTTTGAGCCAGCTGAGTTCTCTATTGCTCTGCATGCTGATGTTGCTACCAAGTTACTGGAGCATGTTTGCTCTGTTGATGTTAAGGGCTACTCTCTTGCTGAGTGGAGTCCAGAAGAGTTTGGCAAAGGCGGTTCCATTGTCTACCAGAAGTTCACTAGAACTCCTTACTGTGAATCTCCCAAGTCCGTTCTGAAGGGCTGCTGGAAGGAGGAAGAGAAAGAAGGAAAGGAGTAG